A region from the Phyllopteryx taeniolatus isolate TA_2022b unplaced genomic scaffold, UOR_Ptae_1.2 contig_24, whole genome shotgun sequence genome encodes:
- the LOC133473230 gene encoding oocyte zinc finger protein XlCOF22-like isoform X1, whose product MSAKNVKEEKYEEELSGTKEGNERQGQQLDAGFKQPRDVSHTADISETCPCPVQQKQEYPHIKQDEEPDPTHVKEEKEPKPPQIKEEEQETDITKFQYTGVFVKSEHDEDQGPCEEKRGAAPPSSSSNQRMIPEGDGDHCGEETQADSIFAPLSDCDDMSHSTETDEDEHPKEVNEEYLLLGQQEPQSPHIKEEEEEPFSFKVEEKPEPPNVNEEDEIKPSYIKEEQEPESSYIKEEKEPEPPYVKEEAEEEHITKLPLNGAPLKSEYYEDKVRNEENRAAEPTSSSPSQYVTNEGDGDHCGGSQADGLLAPQSDSDDITSHSSDTDDDEHSKGDTTCRAINTDCKCSECGKTLNSKWGFKIHMRTHTGEKPYACSVCGKTFAVKHSLTNHTRTHTGDKPFSCSVCAKSFTVMSGLKTHTRTHTGEKPFSCSVCGQRFSLKAHLKRHLRTHTGEKPFACSVCGKSFSVKDHLTRHTRTHTDEKSFACSDCGKKFNREEYLKLHSRTHSGEKPFACAFCDKRFTQKAQLNVHTTTHTGEKHFACSVCCKSFSDKRSLICHIRTHTGQKPFSCSVCGKKFSLMKNLKTHTITHTGEKPFACSVCDKRFSLNQTLKTHKSTHTDEKAFACSVCGKRFTRMALLNIHTTTHTGDKPFACSVCGKKYTRKARLNVHTRAHTGKKPLA is encoded by the exons atgagtgcaaaaaatgtgaaagaagaaaagtacgaggaggaactttcgGGCACAAAAGAGGGGAACGAGCGACAAGGTCAACAATTGGACGCAGGTTTCAAGCAGCCTCGAGATGTGTCACACACAGCAG ACATCAGTGAAACATGTCCTTGTCCTGTGCAACAGAAGCAAGAGTACCCTCACATAAAACAGGATGAGGAGCCAGATCCCACCCATgtaaaagaggaaaaggagcCAAAGCCCCCCCAAATTAAGGAGGAAGAGCAGGAGACTGATATCACCAAGTTTCAATATACTGGTGTCTTTGTGAAGAGTGAACATGATGAAGACCAAGGTCCATGTGAGGAGAAAAGAGGGGCGgcgcctccaagcagcagctcaaatCAACGCATGATACCAGAAGGGGacggagaccactgtggagaaGAAACACAAGCAGATAGCATCTTTGCTCCACTTTCAGATTGCGATGACATGTCACACTCTACTGAAACTGATGAAGATGAACACCCgaaag AGGTCAATGAAGAATATCTTCTTCTTGGGCAACAGGAGCCACAGTCTCCTCACattaaagaagaagaggaagagccaTTCAGTTTTAAAGTGGAAGAGAAGCCTGAGCCACCTAACGTTAACGAGGAAGATGAGATAAAGCCCTCCTATATCAAAGAAGAACAGGAGCCCGAGTCCTCCTACATCAAGGAGGAAAAAGAGCCCGAGCCCCCCTACGTTAAAGAGGAAGCGGAAGAGGAGCATATCACCAAGTTGCCATTGAATGGCgcccctttgaagagtgaataTTATGAAGACAAAGTTCGAAATGAGGAGAACAGAGCGGCAGAGCCTACAAGCAGCAGCCCAAGTCAATACGTGACAAatgaaggtgatggagaccactgtggaggatcacaagcagacggacTCTTAGCTCCACAatcagacagtgacgacatAACGTCACATTCTTCTGACACTGACGACGATGAACACTCGAAAGGTGACACGACGTGTCGCGCAATCAACACAGACTGTAAATGCTCCGAGTGTGGGAAAACATTGAATTCAAAATGGGGGTTTAAAatacacatgagaacacacactggagagaaaccttatGCCTGCTCCGTTTGCGGTAAAACCTTTGCTGTAAAGCATAGTTTAACaaatcacacaagaacacacacgggaGATAAACCAttttcctgttcagtttgtgcCAAAAGCTTCACTGTAATGTCAGGTTTAAAAActcacacaagaacgcacacaggagagaaaccattttcctgttcagtttgtggtcaaagattctcactaaaagcacatttaaaaagacacctgagaacacacactggagagaagccttttgcctgctcggTTTGTGGTAAAAGTTTCTCGGTAAAAGACCAtttaacaagacacacaagaacacacactgatgAGAAATCTTTTGCTTGCTCAGATTGCGGAAAAAAATTCAATCGGGAGGAATATTTGAAATTACACTCAAGAACACATTcgggagagaaaccttttgcctgcgcGTTCTGCGATAAACGATTCACTCAGAAGGCACAATTAAACGtccacacaacaacacacaccggagaaaaacattttgcatgctcagtttgttgTAAAAGCTTCTCTGATAAGAGAAGTTTAATTTGTCAcataagaacacacactggacagAAACCATTTTCCTGTTCAGTCTGTGGTAAAAAATTCTCTCTtatgaaaaatttaaaaaccCACACAATAACACATACGGGTGAAAAACCTTTCgcttgctcagtttgtgataAAAGATTCTCTCTAAATCaaactttaaaaacacacaaaagtacACACACTGACGAGAAAGcgtttgcctgctcagtttgtggtaaaagattcacccGCATGGCACTGTTAAACATTCACACAACAACACATACTGGAGATAAACCATTTGcgtgctcagtttgtggtaaaaaatACACGCGAAAGGCAAGATTAAACGTCCACACAAGAGCACACACTGGAAAGAAACCTCTTGCCTGA
- the LOC133473230 gene encoding gastrula zinc finger protein XlCGF57.1-like isoform X2 — MTCHTLLKLMKMNTRKCCDRRVEMCARTTADYVEELSGPKEHERRRQILDAVFDQPRAEVNEEYLLLGQQEPQSPHIKEEEEEPFSFKVEEKPEPPNVNEEDEIKPSYIKEEQEPESSYIKEEKEPEPPYVKEEAEEEHITKLPLNGAPLKSEYYEDKVRNEENRAAEPTSSSPSQYVTNEGDGDHCGGSQADGLLAPQSDSDDITSHSSDTDDDEHSKGDTTCRAINTDCKCSECGKTLNSKWGFKIHMRTHTGEKPYACSVCGKTFAVKHSLTNHTRTHTGDKPFSCSVCAKSFTVMSGLKTHTRTHTGEKPFSCSVCGQRFSLKAHLKRHLRTHTGEKPFACSVCGKSFSVKDHLTRHTRTHTDEKSFACSDCGKKFNREEYLKLHSRTHSGEKPFACAFCDKRFTQKAQLNVHTTTHTGEKHFACSVCCKSFSDKRSLICHIRTHTGQKPFSCSVCGKKFSLMKNLKTHTITHTGEKPFACSVCDKRFSLNQTLKTHKSTHTDEKAFACSVCGKRFTRMALLNIHTTTHTGDKPFACSVCGKKYTRKARLNVHTRAHTGKKPLA; from the exons ATGACATGTCACACTCTACTGAAACTGATGAAGATGAACACCCgaaag TGTTGCGATCGTCGTGTGGAAATGTGTGCAAGAACGACAGCAGATTACGTGGAGGAACTTTCTGGACCGAAGGAGCACGAGCGACGACGTCAAATCCTGGACGCTGTTTTCGATCAGCCTCGAGCAG AGGTCAATGAAGAATATCTTCTTCTTGGGCAACAGGAGCCACAGTCTCCTCACattaaagaagaagaggaagagccaTTCAGTTTTAAAGTGGAAGAGAAGCCTGAGCCACCTAACGTTAACGAGGAAGATGAGATAAAGCCCTCCTATATCAAAGAAGAACAGGAGCCCGAGTCCTCCTACATCAAGGAGGAAAAAGAGCCCGAGCCCCCCTACGTTAAAGAGGAAGCGGAAGAGGAGCATATCACCAAGTTGCCATTGAATGGCgcccctttgaagagtgaataTTATGAAGACAAAGTTCGAAATGAGGAGAACAGAGCGGCAGAGCCTACAAGCAGCAGCCCAAGTCAATACGTGACAAatgaaggtgatggagaccactgtggaggatcacaagcagacggacTCTTAGCTCCACAatcagacagtgacgacatAACGTCACATTCTTCTGACACTGACGACGATGAACACTCGAAAGGTGACACGACGTGTCGCGCAATCAACACAGACTGTAAATGCTCCGAGTGTGGGAAAACATTGAATTCAAAATGGGGGTTTAAAatacacatgagaacacacactggagagaaaccttatGCCTGCTCCGTTTGCGGTAAAACCTTTGCTGTAAAGCATAGTTTAACaaatcacacaagaacacacacgggaGATAAACCAttttcctgttcagtttgtgcCAAAAGCTTCACTGTAATGTCAGGTTTAAAAActcacacaagaacgcacacaggagagaaaccattttcctgttcagtttgtggtcaaagattctcactaaaagcacatttaaaaagacacctgagaacacacactggagagaagccttttgcctgctcggTTTGTGGTAAAAGTTTCTCGGTAAAAGACCAtttaacaagacacacaagaacacacactgatgAGAAATCTTTTGCTTGCTCAGATTGCGGAAAAAAATTCAATCGGGAGGAATATTTGAAATTACACTCAAGAACACATTcgggagagaaaccttttgcctgcgcGTTCTGCGATAAACGATTCACTCAGAAGGCACAATTAAACGtccacacaacaacacacaccggagaaaaacattttgcatgctcagtttgttgTAAAAGCTTCTCTGATAAGAGAAGTTTAATTTGTCAcataagaacacacactggacagAAACCATTTTCCTGTTCAGTCTGTGGTAAAAAATTCTCTCTtatgaaaaatttaaaaaccCACACAATAACACATACGGGTGAAAAACCTTTCgcttgctcagtttgtgataAAAGATTCTCTCTAAATCaaactttaaaaacacacaaaagtacACACACTGACGAGAAAGcgtttgcctgctcagtttgtggtaaaagattcacccGCATGGCACTGTTAAACATTCACACAACAACACATACTGGAGATAAACCATTTGcgtgctcagtttgtggtaaaaaatACACGCGAAAGGCAAGATTAAACGTCCACACAAGAGCACACACTGGAAAGAAACCTCTTGCCTGA
- the LOC133473242 gene encoding zinc finger protein OZF-like: MCAKSAKEEYEDELSGTNEENERQQLLDAVFKKRQDERHRADVSEKHVRPEHHEPESSYIKEEQEESEHPQIKEEEQEADITQLPLVFVPLKSEDDEDKGQREDIRGAQPQNSSSSQNMTKEDDGGHCGESQADCLLAPLSDCDDITSHSSDDDDDDDDKHTKGDKKRWKCSQCDRTFVYKSVLKIHMMIHSGEKPFPCSDCGKRFSRKENMTTHSRIHTGEKPFACSVCGKRFSRRQTMTTHTRTHTGEKPFACLVCGKGFTEKRHLKTHKRTHTGEKPFKCSVCGKSFFVKKSLISHTITHTGEKPFECQICCKRFTQKCYLKLHIRTHTGEKPFSCSVCGKRFSLRGDLRKHTRTHTGYKPFDCSFCGKRFTEKGNLMLHTRTHTGEKPFDCSACGKRFSEKGNLRLHITTHTGEKPIACLVCGKRFSHKGHLKRHTRTHTGEKPFVCSICSKSFSDKGNLKRHTRTHTGEKHLA; this comes from the coding sequence ATGTCAGTGAAAAGCATGTTCGTCCTGAGCATCACGAGCCAGAGTCCTCTTACATTAAAGAGGAACAGGAGGAGTCCGAGCACCCCCagattaaagaggaagagcaggaggcTGATATCACCCAGTTGCCATTGGTctttgtccctttgaagagtgaagatgatgaAGACAAAGGTCAAAGGGAGGATATCAGAGGGGCACAACCTCAGAACAGCAGCTCAAGTCAGAACATGACAAAAGAAgatgatggaggccactgtggagAATCGCAAGCAGActgcctcttagctccactatcagattGTGATGACATAACATCACACtcttctgatgatgatgatgacgacgacgacaaacACACTAAGGGTGATAAGAAacgctggaaatgttctcagtgtgacaGAACCTTTGTTTACAAGTCTGTTTTGAAAATTCACATGATGATCCACagtggagagaaaccttttccctgttcagattgtggtaaaagattctctcgtaAAGAAAATATGACAACACACTCAAGAATacatactggagagaaaccttttgcctgttcagtttgtggtaaaagattctctcgtaGACAAACgatgacaacacacacaagaacacacactggagagaaaccttttgcctgcttagtttgtggtaaaGGATTCACCGAAAAgagacatttgaaaacacacaagagaacacacactggagagaaacctttcaaATGTTCAGTTTGTGGAAAAAGCTTCTTTGTGAAGAAAAGTCTAATAAGTCACACAataacacacactggagagaaaccttttgaatgtcaaatatgctgtaaaagattcactcagaagtgCTATTTAAAGCTACAcataagaacacacactggagaaaaacctttttcctgctcagtttgtggtaaaagattctctctCAGGGGAGatttaagaaaacacacaagaacccacactggataCAAACCTTTTGACTGCTcattttgtggaaaaagatTCACTGAAAAGGGAAATTTAATgttacacacaagaacccacactggagaaaaaccttttgattGCTCAgcttgtggtaaaagattctctgaaaagggaaattTAAGATTACACATAacaacccacactggagagaaacctatTGCCTGCTTAGTTTGCGGTAAAAGATTTTCTCACAAGGGACAtttgaaaagacacacaagaacccacactggagagaaaccttttgtctgctcaatTTGTAGTAAGAGTTTTTCTGATAAGGGgaatttaaaaagacacacaagaacccacactggagagaaacattTAGCTTGA